Below is a genomic region from Leucoraja erinacea ecotype New England chromosome 34, Leri_hhj_1, whole genome shotgun sequence.
ccttcttcagacagttccttcctacatcaatAGATCTCCTTCATTGCTGCTTCCTTTACTTAATTAACAAGACCTGGGGTAAAGTCAATCATGAATCATCCTTCAGCATATTGGAGTTTGAATGATCAATTTTATTTTAGGTTAATTTGAttgtaatgacaataaatggtaaaaTTAGCAAGAGTAGCATCTGAGAAAAAGCATTGAGCATAAATGTAGAGAGTCATTAAAGAGTGAAGAGGGTGTGCTTTGAAAAGATTAAAGGCTAACAGGAAATTTAAATTACAAGAGGAAATTGTGCCATATAAAATGAGGAAATAACAATTTATTTGTGAAAACTGAGTGCAACAAATGTGGAGACTAGTTATATTGGACTAGGAATTAAATGAAATGTAATGTCTGAAGTGGTAATGCCCTACTTGATCATCGTCTGGATGTCTAAGCAATGGTTTTAGAGGTTGGactcaaatttattttgtcaagcTTGGATTTGTCCGTGCTAAACATTCAAAGTGCTCTTTCAGCTGGGAGGTTAGACAAGCTACCAGGAATGTTTTGTATCTTTTCTCATGTTAGGTTTGGGGGCATTGAAAACAATTGCTGCTCTAAATAAGCCCAGCTAACCCAGCAGTGAAGTGTGGTGTGTGGGaagggaactgcggatgctggtttataccatcgAAActtagagaataggtgcaggagttggccagcggAGCAGAGCGACTGAAAACATTTGTTAAAATCCCACAGGTATTCATCTGGTATTGACAAAGAAATCAACAGTCGCGTGTTCCTGTTCATCTCTTTGCACAGTCTTTATTTTGCAATCTGTTGCTGTATTATTGTTTTGACTAAATTATTTTTTGAGCCGTGGCTAACATCCTCAAATTCCCATGGGAGGCAAAGCAGTTCCTTTAAACAGCTGGAGAACAGCTTTCAACGTTTTACTCAATGGGTTTTTGGACTTTTTTTTCCCACTGATGGCAAAATCCAATGAGTGATTCATAAATTCAtgagttataggagaagaattaggccatttagcccatcaagtctactctgccctttAATTACAGCTGATCCATCTTCCCTctaaacctcattctcctgccttctccccattacccctgacaccctcactgatcaagtatctatctatctatctctgccttaaaaatgccaattgacagcctccacagctgtctatggcaatgaattccacaccttcaccaccctctgacttgaaTCAAGAACAGAATTTTAAGAATATTTTTACTGGAGATTATAGTTGTATTACATTTCATTTCTacttgttaaattgtcccttctTTTAAACTTGAGGAAAATGTGTTCCTGAGTGATATTCTTTCatttgtattttgttttgtttttgcaaaaGCCCAAGAAGATTGCCAAGGTGAAACCGAGGCCCCCCATGGCACCGAGACCAACGAGCAGTTCGGTCACTGCGGCTCGTCATCGCCTTTTCCGAGTGCTCCCTCACAACGGGCCGTCTCTCAATCACACACTGTATCTACCTCCTGTGGACCAGCACCCAGCTTTCTCCTACCACAACGTGCTGAGTCCCAACTTTGCCTCCGGCATCAGCCTGGCCCCGTCGACGTCGTCCAGCGGCTTCCTGCTGAAGGACGACGAAACGGCCGACTTGACTCCTCTGCTCCAGAGCGCGATCCCTTCGCCCGGCAGGATCCTGCAGGAAGAGTTGAAGAGCCCGCGGCAACAGAAGATGCTTCCGTCGCTCGCTTCTCAAGACTACCGGAACGCTCCGACTATTTGTACCGACTTTGTAACTGGCTGCGCGGCAGGTGGCTCGGGGGTCAAGTGCCCAGATGCCGAAGTGAGTCTTTCGGAAGATAAAAGAGTAGCTGATGATTCTGCAAAGGAACTTGCCTTGTCCATCGATGCTGATCGTGCTGAAGAGGCGAAGCTATTGAGTGAAATTGGACTTAAAACTTTGTCGAATGAACACATCAAGGAAGAGTCCCAGCCGCCAGAAAAGGATATTGTGGAACCAAATATTATTAGACCAGTTTTTCCAAATCCACTGGGATGTGTTCCCATGGAATCTGGGAAATCAAGTTTCGCTGATTTACTTCCAAAGGATAAAGTAATCCAACCCACTCGATATCCTGCAGCAATCTCTCATAACTCCTTGATTACTCTTGCACCCCAAAGACCCCCAAAGACCTTTGACGTAAATAGCCTAACGTCTCCGACGTCACCACAGCTCCTCCACTCGCTTCAGGATAGCGATGGTTTTCCTGGCTTCTCACTGTCGAAGGGAAGCAGGTTCCGAGGGCTCAAACTAGATTCCCCTGGGAAGAAAACGGAAGTGGTTTCTCCGACGGAGATGAGCGAGATGGCAAACAAAGCAACGACGGAGACGTTGGACTCTGCAAAAAATGTCGGCACATTTGCTTCGCTGGCTCGAAGCACTTCCAGGGACAATATGCAAAGTAACTGTGGGACAAGCCGGCAGTGGACGTCTGGTATTGCACTACCTGCTAGCATTCAGAATTTTCATGAAGAGATTTTTGGAGGCATTGCATCACCAGATCGAGTTTCAAATGCATTTGTTGTAAGTGAATTCTACTTTTGTTTTGAAATTAGTTGTACTCTATGTAACTATTTTACTGCTTTACATTGACTTCCAGGATGGTGCCCAACCCCATGTCGACTATGTCCGTGCTAGCCGCAGAAGCAAATCTACAATTACATATTTCAACCactccattttttaaaatctacactgttaatggctcgattgtaatgtgtTGTCTTACCgccggctggttagcacgcaacaaaagcttttcactgtacctcggtacacgtgacaataaactaaactgaataatacACCTCAGGTCTGCTCCTAACTTCGCACATCAACATTTCCATACGGCAGTTACATCGACATAAAACGACAACTCCTGCAGTGCCAAATCCCGGCTGCGTTAAGTCAATCGAAATAGACTTCCATGCTTTTTAGCGATTTAATCAGGCGAGTTTGCAGGGTCTTTCAAATTGATTTGTGCGATCCTCTGCACAAAGTGCACCACGTATAGactttttcgctgactggttagcgtgcaacacgAAGCTTCTCactagatgggcacaaaatgccggagtaactcagcgggtcaggcagcatctctggagaaaaggagaatgtgacgtttcgggtcgatacccttccgtCACCAATCcctgaagggtttcaacctgaaacaccacctattccctttctccagagatgctgcctgacctgctgagttactccagcatttagtgcccatcttcggtgtgaaccagtatctgcagttccttcctacacagcttttcactgcaccttggtgcacgtggcaataagaaactaaactaaagacccaGTGCCGGATATTTGTCCTTCTATCACCAGTATATCCACATTATTCACATCATCATCTTCTGATGTTATAATAACAAAATGTTGTCTAGCAAGTATAACTTGTAATTCTGCTTTGCTAGAATAAATCCTTTCCCGAGaatgtaaaacccctgtcccacggtacgagttcattccaagagctctcccgagtttgccctgattcgaactcggagatttacggtaatggccacacgtcggtactcggggctctcgtggacatttttcaacatgttgaaaaatcttcacgagtctttccgtgcttacctgccgttagcgagtcttcccgagtacctgccgttagctttacgagccgctaagagacatccccgagctccgatgtacccgctacgttcattctccgtgcttcccacgagtttgatttttttttaactcgggagagctcttggaatgaactcgtaccatgggacagggctataattcTACCAATTTCTTCAAATTTGTGCGACCTGGTTCTTGGCCATTTCATGGAAATATAATTATATTGTGTATTCTATCTGAGCCCCACATGTTAATGCAATCTTGCAACTGTTGCAGTTGATACGATCTTGATCACACATCATTTTCCGTTTCTGTTAATCTTGCGAAGCTTCCAGTGCAATCATTGTCTTTCCTGCAACGTGGTGGCTGGAACAGATTAAAGTATTGATGCTCTGGCTTGACTAGTGTGCGATATAGTTCTGGCCTGCACCCACATCCCAGCTCCTACAGTCCCTGAAATTAGACCAGTGCAATATAACCTTTAAACCATTTGCCTTGGCCTGCTGCACCTGAGGACACACAATccaggtgagaccaagcgcaggcttggagatcgcttcgccgatcacctccactcggttcgcaataaccaacctgatctccctgtggctcagcacttcaactccccctctcattccaaatctgacttttctgtcctgggcctcctccatggccagagtgaggaccaccgtaaattggaggaacagcacctcgtatttcgcttgggcagtttgcaccccagtggtatgaacattgacttctccaatttcaggtagtccctactttctcctccccttctcagctctccctcagcccaatgGCTCCACctgttcctttcttcttccagcctcaccctcacatcagtccgaagaagggtttcgagccaaaacgttgcctatttcctttgctccatagatgctgcctcacccgctgagtttctccagcatttttgtctacctttgattttctagcatctgcagttccttcttagatatACAATCCAGAGTGGCTTCTCTCTGCTACACTTCTGAATATCCTgctattttgtttcatttagtttgcaTTAGGAATACAGCATGAaaggcaggcccttcagccctgtgATCCCCGCTACACCagtacacactaaggacaatttacagaagccaattaacctacaaacctgtacatctttggaatgtgggaggaaagccgaacacccggagaaaacaaatgcagttactgggagaacgtacaaactccttacagacagcgcctgcagtcaggaacgaacccgggtctctggcgctgttgttCCTTTTGTTCTACTTCCTCAATTGAATTACTGTACACTTCTCCATTTTCTATTTATAAGTTTTCTGCCCGACTGATCAGAACATCGATATCTTCCTGTCGTGTAATACTTTCTTCCTCACTGTACACCATTGCGGCCAGTTTTTGTTGGCAATCTCCCTACAATTGGCGCTGAGCTATTAACACACATCACATGTAACGAGGCGGAAGGTACTGAGCATGGTTGGACACAACCAGTGGCAATCTTGTGGACACACGGACTCCCATTGACCTTTATTAAAGACTGAAAATGCTCTAAATGCCCAGTAGTCATGCAACAAGCTGAGGATGCGGTCTCATGAGTGTTGCAGCATTTTTGGTCTTAGTGTatttaattattgtcacatgtaccaagtggaaagcttttgtttgcatgctatccagtcaaagtaaAGACTATAATACAATCAAGACGTGCAAGGTTAACGATCAAGGATCATGGattaagggtacaacatttagtgcaatgatATAACATTAAAGTCCAAAGGTGGCTGGTGGTGCCTGGTTTCTGTTGCTCCACCATTAACTCTGCAAAAGCTGCCCTAGACTTCTCCGTGAACTTCAAGAAATGCCCGCAGTTTCACTGTTTAAAGTAAATTTAAACTTGCTGCAAAGTTTAGATTGGGTACCCAATGATGTGTGACCAGATTTCTGTTCCTGAAATGGCCCTCAACAACTGCTTCTCAGAAACGATCATATTCAACgttccgaaggtagacaaaagtgctggagaaactcagcgggtcgagacccgaaacgtcacctattccttcgctccatagatgctgcctcacccactgagtttctccagcacttttgtctacctttgatttttccaacatctgcagttctttctttaatatTAAACGTTCCTGCAGTTGTTGGATATTATAGTCACCAAGAGACAGAccccctcagcccacctgaatCGCCTGTCAACCCTAATTCAGCCGACTGAATCACCTGTCAaccctaatcccatttaccttaaTCAAATCTGTATCTTTCTGTGCCTTGCCTGTTCAGGCGTCTGTCTAACTGCTTTTTAAACATAATAATTGTATCTGATTGCACTACCATCTATAGCTGAGTGTACTTCTGCTTTAAATCTCCTTCCTCTTACCCTGAAACGATGCCCCTTTGTTTTTGATTGTGATagattcatggagtcatagactcgtacagcgtggacacaggccattcagcccaacttgtccatgccgaccaacatgccccatctacactagtcctacctgcctgcatttggcccttattcctctaagcctatcctatccatgtacctgtccaaatgtttttaaagccccaaccatctcctctggcagcgtgtacCATATCTACCAAtttttgtgtaaaaaataaagttgccgctcgggttcctattaaatcttcccccgtcaccttaaagAGAGATTCTGGCTATTGCCTCCaactatgcctcttataatttgatACACCCCCTATTAAATCCGTTCTCTGCCTCTTTCACTCCAGTGGAAATAAGCCCAGCTTATCCAGTCACTGCTGATAACAAAAGTGTTccaatccaggcaatatcctgatgaagatgtactggaggaactcagcagcatctctgggggaaaaaggatgggtgacgttttgggttggaacccttcttcagaagggtctgaataagggttccgacctgaaacgtcacccatcctttttctcccagagatgtTGTCCCgcacgctgagtaactccagcaacgTGTCAacttcagcataaaccagcatccgcagttccttcttaatagccctgtcccacatgtgttggttcattccaagagctctctcgagtttgcccagattcgaactcggagatttacggtaatggccactcattggtactcggggctctcgtggacatttttcaacatgttgaaaaatctttacgagtcttcccgtgcttacctgccgttagcgagtcttcccgggtACTTGCCTTTAGCGTTACgaactgctaagagacgtccccgagctccgacgtacccgctgcgttcattctccatgattaccacgagtttgattttttttaaactcgggagaccacttgaatgaactcgtacagtgggacagggcttgaaacattctggtgaatctccctTGCATACTCTCTGGAACAATCGCATCCGTCCAGTAGTATTGTGacaaaagctgcacacaatactccaaacatggTCGATCCATTGTTTTGTAAAGTCACCGTATGATGCCCCAACTTTTATATTctctgtaggaaagaattgcagatgctggtttaaatccaaagtagacacaaaatgctggggtaactcagcgggacaggcagcatctcgggagagaaggaatgggtgacgtttcgggtcaagacccttcttcagactgatattctcTGCCTGACTTGTGAAGGGAAATGTACCATATTACCACCTCCACCATTCGTTCCACCTGTCTTGCCACTTCTGGGCAACTGTGaccatgaccatgaaggcccctATTCACCAACAGTTCTTAGAACAATACAACACATCTCACTGTACATGTCCTACCAATATGAATACACTAGATTCTTCTACCAGTGCTCCGTCCAATGTTCCATCTCTTCTCTATCATGTGGAGCCTCAGacatcatggagtcatagagtgatacattgtggaaacaggcccatctgcccaacgtgcccacaccggccaacaatgtcccagctacactcgtcccacttgcctgcgcttggtcctatccctccaaacctgccctatccatgtacctgtctaactgtttcttaaacaattggatagtcccagtctcaaccaaTCTGTAGTCATTGTCAAAGCATCCTTCCTCATCACATGACTAGTTTCATTTCCTCAGATAAGGTTGAATTCAGCTCTATGTCAAGTGGAATTATCTGACAATATGTTAACTTTTTGAACATTATTTCCCGTCGTTTTTTTCCCTTTGATATATACATCTAATTTCCTATTTTTGCTATCAAATGTTATTCTTAATTAGCTCTTATTTCCTCCTCGTCGTTGCTCTGTTTCTTTTCCTGTACTTTAATGAAGGCAAAGAAACCATCGTCCTGCATTGATTAAGGTCCCCGTTGTCATTCTCGTGCTGTTATCTCCATACACTTCCATTCATTTGCAATAACTAGTTTTTTAGAGTTGAGGAGTGAGATAAATAAGTTGTGAGCGTACATCTTGATTTAATTATACAGGCTGGTTCCTCTAAAAATAATCACTTTTTACAACATTCAACTCTCCTAGactatgggagagtctaggaccagagaccacagcctcagaataaaaggacgtatctttagaaaggagaacaggaggaatttctttagccagagggtggtgaatctgtggaattcattgccacagatggctatggaggccaagccaatggatatatttcaggctgagattgacagattcttgtctggggttatggggagaaggcatgagaatggggttgagagggaaagatagatcagccatgattgaatggtggagtagacttggtgggccggatgGCCTTGTTTTGCTTCCAGAAATTATGAACATTTCTACTCTATGGCCATATTTATCTTTGGGAGAATTTTCTAAAGTTATGACAGCATTGTTTTAGTATAG
It encodes:
- the zfand4 gene encoding AN1-type zinc finger protein 4: MRSPSAANVGPAFIISCPPKPVDCIEMENKKEPPSFNEDNSGPISYKFPFYETMELFIETLTGTCFELRVSPFETVISVKAKIQRLEGISIAQQHLIWNNLELEDEYCLQDYNISEGCTLKLVLAMRGGPINTRRVPVEDPTRDMADYMETSRDDIWDKIPSNKQVTFLVYREGDQLNFFRVVDRGDGTLTPLSESLSGGSMFNLYADDEDESEESPSGQQILENSITMNKMKLLKAKMENMNLSKKPKKIAKVKPRPPMAPRPTSSSVTAARHRLFRVLPHNGPSLNHTLYLPPVDQHPAFSYHNVLSPNFASGISLAPSTSSSGFLLKDDETADLTPLLQSAIPSPGRILQEELKSPRQQKMLPSLASQDYRNAPTICTDFVTGCAAGGSGVKCPDAEVSLSEDKRVADDSAKELALSIDADRAEEAKLLSEIGLKTLSNEHIKEESQPPEKDIVEPNIIRPVFPNPLGCVPMESGKSSFADLLPKDKVIQPTRYPAAISHNSLITLAPQRPPKTFDVNSLTSPTSPQLLHSLQDSDGFPGFSLSKGSRFRGLKLDSPGKKTEVVSPTEMSEMANKATTETLDSAKNVGTFASLARSTSRDNMQSNCGTSRQWTSGIALPASIQNFHEEIFGGIASPDRVSNAFVSPLGFCATGRPTTLGRRIGNNGQPAHLFPPSTRKKAKNAKHCFLCGKKTGLATSYECRCGNNFCATHRYAETHECTYDYKTVGRRYLQDTNPVVSAPKLPKI